The proteins below are encoded in one region of Planctopirus limnophila DSM 3776:
- a CDS encoding type II secretion system protein GspJ, whose product MISRRSCSRRTIGQRASRQGFNLLEVLLAAALTAVLVMIISQALNTYYRSTVTSRVELERSRLVRAIQRQIASDIRNVTFAFQKEASASSTVSSSTVASTSTSTSTGSSSTSGTETSGTGSTETTTDETTTISVVGADDQLAAGSAGVVGDIANLKLHVSLPRMETPVLNDVEYYTATTSSDLRQICYYWMAGGSLDNQTGEASQSGLARYEADRLEATFAETSGKALAVPQILAPEIASISFRYFDGLAWLESWDSPTMQALPRAIEVTLQFVPAENRLGTIFNAGVSPMSNQATFVIAVPLADPKPPEETL is encoded by the coding sequence ATGATCAGCCGCCGCTCATGCTCTCGCCGTACGATTGGCCAGCGAGCCTCCCGGCAAGGCTTTAACCTGCTGGAAGTGCTGCTGGCAGCCGCCCTGACAGCGGTGCTGGTGATGATCATTTCGCAGGCTTTGAATACGTATTATCGCAGTACGGTGACCAGCCGGGTCGAGCTGGAACGCTCGCGTCTGGTGCGGGCGATCCAACGGCAGATTGCCAGCGATATTCGCAATGTGACCTTTGCTTTCCAGAAAGAAGCATCGGCTTCGAGCACAGTCTCCTCAAGCACAGTGGCTTCGACCAGCACCTCGACATCAACTGGTTCTTCATCCACAAGTGGCACAGAAACTTCTGGAACCGGTTCTACAGAAACAACCACTGACGAAACGACCACGATTTCCGTTGTGGGTGCGGACGACCAGTTGGCTGCCGGGAGTGCCGGAGTTGTCGGCGATATCGCAAACCTGAAGCTGCATGTCAGTCTGCCGCGAATGGAAACGCCGGTATTAAATGATGTTGAATACTACACCGCGACCACTTCCAGCGACTTGCGACAGATCTGTTACTACTGGATGGCGGGCGGCAGCCTGGACAATCAGACGGGGGAAGCTTCACAGTCTGGCCTGGCTCGCTATGAGGCCGATCGACTCGAAGCCACCTTTGCGGAAACGAGTGGAAAAGCTCTGGCCGTACCACAAATTCTGGCGCCAGAAATCGCCTCAATCAGCTTCCGCTATTTTGATGGTTTGGCCTGGCTCGAAAGTTGGGACAGCCCCACGATGCAGGCATTGCCTCGCGCGATTGAAGTCACTCTGCAATTTGTTCCCGCAGAGAATCGACTGGGAACGATCTTCAATGCCGGGGTTTCACCGATGTCGAATCAGGCGACGTTTGTGATCGCCGTCCCGCTGGCAGATCCGAAGCCACCGGAGGAGACATTATGA
- a CDS encoding prepilin-type N-terminal cleavage/methylation domain-containing protein, with translation MKCPQKISSSAEKSHARPWLQVAWVTPAHRSRSAYTLLEILLVLAVLGVLAAIVAPSALRRLADSTMISSADEICKLLSEARMMAMEAGEPAEFRYQPGGNHFLVTTRTGIADAALTSGNSSSAATPVDNTGQPVATGPLNAWTRSRSIGGHLASPVRFANPTPTFREQSLAQTVSENLIADLENASELSQVRWSEPLVFQPDGTTIDQQFKISDASGRTIRIRVRGLTGSATMSAMTIEDPSTMENSSPRFEP, from the coding sequence ATGAAGTGCCCACAAAAAATCAGCAGCAGCGCCGAGAAAAGTCATGCCCGCCCATGGCTGCAAGTGGCATGGGTTACTCCTGCACACCGCTCACGTTCTGCCTACACGTTGCTCGAAATTCTTTTAGTGCTGGCTGTCCTGGGCGTGCTGGCCGCAATCGTTGCACCGTCGGCGCTGCGTCGTCTGGCAGATTCGACGATGATTTCTTCTGCCGATGAAATCTGTAAGCTTCTTTCGGAAGCACGGATGATGGCGATGGAAGCGGGTGAGCCTGCCGAGTTTCGCTATCAGCCGGGGGGCAATCATTTTCTCGTCACCACCCGTACCGGGATTGCCGATGCGGCACTGACCTCGGGAAACTCCTCATCCGCAGCAACTCCTGTCGATAACACAGGTCAGCCTGTCGCTACGGGTCCGCTCAATGCCTGGACACGCAGTCGCTCGATCGGAGGGCATCTGGCGAGTCCTGTGCGATTCGCCAATCCAACCCCCACTTTTCGAGAGCAATCCCTCGCCCAGACAGTCTCAGAAAACTTGATTGCCGACCTCGAAAATGCGAGTGAACTTTCTCAGGTCAGGTGGTCTGAGCCCCTCGTTTTCCAACCCGATGGCACCACGATCGATCAGCAGTTCAAGATCTCCGATGCTTCCGGCCGCACCATTCGAATTCGAGTTCGCGGATTAACCGGCAGCGCCACCATGTCGGCCATGACTATTGAAGATCCATCAACCATGGAGAATTCATCCCCCAGGTTTGAGCCTTAA
- a CDS encoding BatA domain-containing protein, whose protein sequence is MSFADPWLLWGLLLGVVPLVLHLWKRRQPARLPWAAMQFLTAAIEKNRRRLQLEELWQLAFRLGIIMLPAVALARPIWSSAAITVSKTPSTLQILLLDTTLSMGTLTAARAEALPSALSSPQNQPSAWSRALDRAREIVNNAPQGTAFQLVLLQGDEARALISEPSRAKAEILRELDQLQLTQSAGNPLASLRRVRQWLASASEREPHFEQQVVSLITDLQESTWDLSPGTPTSQILLEIQQHAALQWEDVGLEIPANYAITRAEILAPILLRKESFRLELTVTCLGKPPVDPAPLVVFLKVDGQLSQTAPVILSPQELPSGRQIEAKVSFDLRFEVAGERTIEVGLGLKENAGKSLGLPVDERPQDDVRYLVAPIRDRLKILLVDGKPAKTRFENATDFLRLALDPGDEQDQYQINVIPADELLSNRLPEYDVVCLCDLPELSANELNAVEAYLRQGGGLIIGFGSQIQLGAWRSVLNQAASWWPLELDSIVGSPENPEDIFSFDPLNYQHPILFPFAGQSGTGLSATKTFAYLRMLARPGITSQVALQFSSGDPAIVTSSVGAGRLVIVATPFDRTWGTWALWGHSLVPLSHEMVRYAAADSQQMRSTIAGEPVFPHAAILKAMQSQNSSNETSASNWIWRTPAGADTLVTPQPDQALAVPYQAGLYRLSRSTPGLIHSPSVKTGTSRAPSGPATGWFWFAVNPDIRESSLARWPLPATENASHRTPGSHTPPISQQPRQETTTSSTPPLSNTPTSNPRAKTTETSDNPSDNLPRWLLLLVLLLLLCEGVFSGGVFRRSTQAQLLQNNPQPTRPSLWRRLFRR, encoded by the coding sequence GTGAGTTTTGCTGATCCATGGTTGTTGTGGGGGTTGCTCCTGGGAGTCGTGCCACTGGTCCTGCACCTGTGGAAACGTCGCCAGCCTGCCAGGCTCCCCTGGGCTGCCATGCAGTTTCTGACAGCCGCCATCGAAAAAAATCGCCGACGATTGCAACTGGAAGAACTCTGGCAACTCGCCTTTCGTCTGGGGATCATCATGCTCCCGGCTGTGGCACTCGCCCGGCCCATCTGGTCTTCAGCAGCCATCACAGTTTCCAAAACGCCTTCGACCCTGCAGATCCTCCTGCTCGATACCACTCTCAGTATGGGGACATTGACCGCTGCTCGTGCCGAAGCTCTCCCTTCAGCGTTATCATCTCCTCAAAACCAACCCTCCGCCTGGAGCAGGGCACTCGATCGAGCCCGCGAAATCGTCAACAACGCACCTCAGGGGACAGCGTTCCAACTGGTGCTGCTTCAAGGCGATGAAGCACGCGCCCTGATCTCGGAACCTTCCCGTGCTAAAGCCGAAATTCTCCGGGAACTCGATCAGCTTCAACTCACACAATCGGCGGGCAATCCACTCGCCAGCTTACGCCGTGTTCGTCAATGGCTGGCTTCTGCATCCGAGCGCGAGCCACACTTCGAGCAACAGGTGGTCTCGCTGATCACCGACCTGCAGGAATCGACCTGGGATCTTTCCCCCGGCACACCCACCAGCCAGATCCTGCTCGAAATTCAACAACACGCGGCTCTTCAATGGGAAGACGTGGGCTTGGAAATCCCCGCAAATTATGCCATTACCAGGGCCGAAATCCTGGCCCCGATCCTGTTGCGAAAGGAATCCTTTCGACTCGAACTGACTGTCACATGCCTGGGAAAACCACCGGTTGATCCTGCACCTCTCGTGGTGTTTCTCAAGGTCGATGGCCAACTCTCACAAACCGCCCCCGTGATCTTGAGTCCCCAGGAGCTTCCATCGGGTCGTCAAATCGAAGCCAAAGTTTCGTTCGATCTCCGTTTTGAAGTTGCCGGAGAACGCACCATTGAAGTGGGCCTGGGCCTTAAGGAGAATGCCGGCAAATCGTTGGGATTACCCGTCGATGAGCGCCCTCAGGATGACGTCCGTTATCTCGTGGCTCCCATTCGTGACCGACTCAAAATCCTGCTGGTCGATGGCAAGCCTGCCAAAACACGTTTTGAAAATGCGACCGATTTTCTGCGCCTGGCCCTCGATCCCGGCGATGAGCAAGACCAGTACCAGATCAACGTGATCCCTGCGGACGAACTGCTCTCAAATCGACTCCCTGAGTACGATGTCGTCTGCCTGTGCGATCTGCCGGAACTTTCAGCCAATGAATTGAATGCTGTCGAAGCCTATTTAAGGCAGGGCGGCGGCCTGATCATCGGTTTTGGCAGCCAGATACAACTGGGCGCATGGCGTTCCGTGCTGAATCAGGCAGCCTCATGGTGGCCACTCGAACTCGATTCCATCGTCGGCTCCCCGGAAAATCCCGAGGACATCTTTTCCTTCGATCCTTTAAACTACCAGCACCCCATCCTGTTTCCCTTTGCCGGTCAATCGGGCACAGGTTTATCTGCAACAAAGACCTTTGCCTATCTGCGAATGCTGGCCCGGCCCGGAATCACCAGCCAGGTCGCACTGCAGTTCAGTTCGGGCGACCCCGCCATTGTGACCAGCAGTGTCGGTGCTGGCCGACTGGTGATCGTGGCCACGCCGTTTGATCGTACCTGGGGAACATGGGCTTTGTGGGGGCATAGCCTCGTTCCTCTCAGCCACGAAATGGTGCGTTATGCCGCTGCCGATTCGCAGCAGATGCGCAGCACGATCGCCGGTGAGCCTGTCTTCCCCCATGCAGCCATCCTGAAAGCCATGCAGAGCCAGAACAGCTCGAATGAAACGAGTGCATCAAACTGGATCTGGCGCACACCTGCCGGTGCCGACACCCTCGTGACCCCACAGCCTGATCAGGCGTTGGCAGTGCCCTATCAGGCCGGGCTCTATCGACTGTCGCGCAGCACCCCGGGATTGATCCATTCGCCATCCGTCAAGACCGGCACTTCCCGCGCACCATCGGGTCCTGCGACAGGCTGGTTCTGGTTCGCAGTGAATCCCGATATCCGTGAATCGTCACTGGCCCGCTGGCCTTTGCCTGCCACTGAAAACGCCAGCCACAGGACTCCAGGAAGCCACACCCCGCCCATCTCTCAGCAGCCGAGGCAGGAGACCACAACTTCCAGCACGCCGCCCCTGTCAAATACGCCCACGTCAAATCCGCGTGCGAAAACTACCGAAACCAGCGACAACCCGAGCGACAATCTCCCCCGCTGGCTGCTCCTGCTGGTATTGCTGCTGCTGCTTTGTGAGGGTGTTTTCAGCGGCGGTGTTTTCCGTCGTTCCACCCAGGCCCAGCTTCTGCAAAACAATCCCCAGCCGACTCGTCCGTCTCTCTGGCGCCGGCTCTTCCGTCGTTGA
- a CDS encoding type II secretion system minor pseudopilin has translation MKRIPPLAYSRQFQTQSRPSTRRLPSRPQSSPRQGMILILVLVVTIFLTYGVASFSRQMTSELEATRFYQTEVRVQAAVESGIEYLATVVAQQGETAAESLWHAPTLFQGVLVEESERARGNIRFSVVSPLPQDIATYSIRYGVMDESGKLNLNRLSALKLTEEEMTALLMGIPNMTEDIAAAIRDWIDTNDEELPGGAESSYYETLSPPYQAKNGPLESLDELLMVKGVTPQLLYGEDANRNGLLDQNEVDGDSSPPFDNNDTFLDQGWSAYFTVHSREKNKRPDGTKKIYLNNDFLTDLYDALEPEFGEDVAKFIIAYRVNGPNSTTEAQPANSTSGNDRIRNIGGSPTGSSSQRGRQQRDSQAVQSLVRGLSEAASSETGTVTRGGIDITRGGQFKVNSIFDLVGVSVTATVNGAQTTLESPWKDEPNELAATLPAILDNLSTIEDDFIEGRININEARVEVLSGIPGMTEELLDGIMASQPVDSNGMPNTSLLAQRKNIAWLYAEGIADLATLRTLDPYLTCQGSVFRAQILGFTDGGGPINRSEVIVDATVNPPQVIYRRDLTSLGRGYPRSMIAPQAAPL, from the coding sequence ATGAAACGAATTCCCCCACTGGCTTACTCACGTCAGTTTCAAACTCAAAGCCGACCATCGACACGAAGATTACCCTCTCGGCCGCAATCATCCCCTCGGCAGGGCATGATTCTGATTCTCGTCCTCGTGGTGACCATCTTTCTCACCTATGGAGTCGCCTCGTTTTCCCGGCAGATGACTTCCGAACTCGAAGCCACGCGTTTCTATCAGACCGAAGTTCGTGTGCAGGCCGCTGTCGAATCCGGGATTGAATATCTGGCAACAGTTGTGGCTCAACAAGGCGAAACGGCTGCCGAAAGTCTCTGGCATGCGCCGACTCTCTTTCAAGGTGTCCTGGTCGAAGAATCCGAACGTGCCCGGGGGAACATTCGCTTTTCTGTCGTTTCACCCCTTCCTCAAGACATCGCCACTTACTCCATTCGTTATGGCGTCATGGATGAATCCGGAAAGCTCAATCTCAATCGACTCTCGGCTCTGAAGCTGACCGAAGAGGAGATGACGGCTCTCCTGATGGGAATTCCCAACATGACAGAAGACATCGCCGCTGCCATTCGCGACTGGATTGACACCAACGACGAAGAGCTACCAGGTGGTGCTGAATCGAGCTATTACGAAACTCTTTCGCCACCTTATCAGGCCAAAAACGGGCCACTGGAATCGCTGGATGAACTCCTGATGGTCAAGGGAGTCACTCCTCAGTTGCTCTATGGCGAAGATGCCAATCGGAATGGTCTCTTGGATCAGAATGAGGTTGATGGTGACTCGAGCCCTCCCTTTGATAACAACGACACCTTCCTTGATCAGGGGTGGAGTGCTTACTTTACAGTTCACAGCCGCGAAAAGAACAAGCGTCCCGATGGCACGAAGAAAATCTATCTCAACAACGATTTTCTGACAGATCTCTACGATGCCCTCGAACCCGAATTTGGCGAAGATGTCGCCAAATTCATCATTGCCTATCGAGTCAACGGGCCGAACAGTACCACAGAAGCACAACCTGCCAACAGCACCAGTGGCAATGACCGCATTCGCAACATTGGTGGCTCACCGACAGGTTCCAGTTCTCAGCGTGGACGCCAGCAGCGCGATTCTCAGGCCGTTCAATCGCTGGTTCGAGGTCTAAGCGAAGCCGCCAGCAGCGAAACGGGAACAGTCACGCGTGGAGGTATCGACATCACCCGTGGTGGACAGTTCAAAGTGAACTCGATCTTTGACCTTGTGGGTGTCTCAGTGACCGCCACGGTCAATGGTGCACAAACCACACTCGAAAGCCCCTGGAAAGACGAACCCAACGAACTGGCCGCGACTCTGCCTGCCATTCTGGACAATTTAAGCACCATCGAAGATGACTTCATCGAAGGGCGCATCAACATCAACGAAGCACGCGTCGAGGTTCTCTCCGGCATCCCCGGCATGACCGAAGAACTCCTCGACGGCATCATGGCTTCACAGCCAGTCGATTCCAACGGGATGCCCAATACCAGCCTCCTGGCTCAACGGAAAAACATTGCCTGGCTCTATGCCGAAGGGATTGCCGATCTCGCGACTTTACGCACACTCGACCCTTACCTCACCTGCCAGGGAAGTGTCTTTCGTGCGCAGATTCTGGGCTT
- a CDS encoding type IV pilus modification PilV family protein, with the protein MRYRRHDEQQGRGSRRPCVSSRTAGFSLLEVVLAGTIFLGATVALSQLVWNGSRASIQSRLLAEATWRCESKMQEAVAGVVALSPVSSTPFDDDPAWSWSLNVSEGPYAELLAVEVMVTREGSTPLASAGFRLKRWIRDPQWFIDAAAEEAAAAAAETSTSSTSTSSGSSGSSSGSGSSSGSGSRSGSGSGSGGGGSQQNGGSR; encoded by the coding sequence ATGCGATACAGACGCCATGATGAGCAGCAAGGTCGAGGGAGTCGGCGTCCCTGCGTATCGAGTCGGACTGCCGGTTTCAGTCTGCTGGAAGTGGTGCTCGCCGGCACGATCTTTCTGGGCGCGACTGTCGCTCTTTCTCAACTGGTCTGGAATGGCAGCCGGGCGTCGATTCAGTCGCGGCTGCTGGCCGAAGCCACCTGGAGATGTGAATCCAAGATGCAGGAAGCAGTAGCCGGCGTGGTGGCACTTTCGCCCGTCTCGTCCACTCCGTTCGATGACGATCCCGCGTGGTCATGGAGTTTGAATGTTTCCGAAGGGCCTTATGCTGAGCTATTAGCCGTCGAAGTCATGGTGACTCGCGAAGGCTCCACACCTCTGGCCAGTGCCGGCTTTCGACTCAAACGCTGGATCCGGGATCCGCAATGGTTCATTGATGCTGCTGCCGAAGAAGCCGCAGCAGCAGCGGCCGAAACCAGCACTTCATCGACCAGCACCTCATCCGGCAGTTCTGGTTCTTCTTCAGGATCTGGTTCGTCATCAGGGTCAGGTTCACGTTCAGGATCAGGGTCAGGATCTGGCGGTGGTGGATCGCAGCAGAATGGAGGCTCACGATGA